In the Ricinus communis isolate WT05 ecotype wild-type chromosome 3, ASM1957865v1, whole genome shotgun sequence genome, TAACAATAAGTTATTGATATGTTACAAAAAGCAGAGTGGCCTGAGTCAATTCCTGGACAGAAACATCAATCCATAACTAacaaaaggaaaggaaaatcCACCTACTTGAACATCTGAGCTAACAATTAATTATCCATCTGGCTACAGTCTATCCGTGGCTGTGGTGCTATTTGTCCATTTTCTCTAGACTAGTTCATAGTTAATGTTATAGCTTCGTACAAAAATACACAGATTAACCATTATTTACCCCGACCCTTGCCTTTCCTTACATATCTCTGTTTCCCTACTTGTTGTTTCTCTGTCACAGTGACATCATTGCTCTTGCCTGCCTTACGTTTCAAACTCCGCGGGGACACCCCCTGTGATAACCCTTCATGGTGCATGCTCGAGCTGTTTTGAGAGCCTGTGCCTCCAATATGACTCTCATTTACTATAGGCACTTCTATGTAGGATTCACTCAACAACTCACATGTCTCATCAACAGGCGTATTTCTGGTCATCTTGTCGTGGCCTGAATCAACAGAAATTTGCTGCTCTTCCGATGCCTTGGACTTTTGTTCTCTTTCCTGTCCTCCATACAACCTGAAACAGAAGGAACGGGTGCTGTGAATATTTTATAGTACAGCATTGGGTAAAGCAATAACCGGAAGTCCCAGCCTCTTTTTCACCTGGATCCTGAAGGGAAACCATTAACAGCACCTGCATCATCCCTTGCAGCAACTTCCTCCAATGCAGAACTGCTTATTTCGAGTGATCTGGAATCTGGGATTGCAGGTAAAGAAGTTATGAGCTTAACAATGTGTAGTAATTACAAATCCTCCCCAAAAGTTacatagaagaagaaatgtgAAATGGTTAATTAGATGAAAAGTTTTCTTTGATCATGTGAGATATGTATAAATCCATGAATGAGGAGTAGGCTGTTAGTCTATTCCTCATTCATGGATTTATACATATCTCACATGATCAAAGAAAACTTTTCATCTAATTAACCATTTCATGGATTTACACACAATCTCACATCATCAATGAAATGGTTAATTAGGATCTCAGGCCATCAGGTTTAGAACTCTTACCCTGAATTCCCACAATAGAGTCCAAACGTTGTTGTTCCCCATCAGCATCCTTCAGGGCATCAGCGGCAGCACTACCACTGCGTAGAGAGATGGGGTCATGAAAAAATGTTATTAGAGCTTCCCATGAAGacaaatggaaaagaaaaaaaatagtaggGGTAAGAGGGGCAAACTTACCTTTGTGATTCAGCCTTCACATCTTCTGAAGGTTGACGTTTTTGTCCATGGGTTGCTCTCCCTTCTGAGCCATCCTGCAAGCCTGAAAAGTATTTTGAATCATTAGAGGAGGAATTTACCTGAAGAACAGTaacaaatctaataaaattagaaaatgtaCCTTTAGCACTGTCCGTGATTTTTATAGCTCTAGGATCCTtcatgaaaatattaattcaatcAGTAAACATAAAGTAATTGCTATCATAATCATATaacattgataaattaaacacATTGAAAAGAGCCACTTCATTTACTCAATTTTTATACTTCTTAAAGGTTTAGCCAGGAGAGGACAgagatttttgttttgatttaattgcaacagaatcagaaattttagatttagcagataaaaaaagaagaagtttcAGAATGCTTTCTAATTCCAATACTCAGGTACCTGACTTTGTTCTGGTACTGAAGTAGCTGGATCTGGTGGAGAAGATTCATTCTGCAATCCATCTTGAGCTACCTGTGAAACTGCAATGCAGAAGAAGAGCTATAAGTAGAAAGTTATAGTTAACCAAAAGACTTAAACAAGGAACATCACTGAACACAAGCACTCATTTAAACTGTCCACAATGGTGAATAGTAGtgcatttaaatttttataccAAATTCTGCTTTGTAAGCCACCAATGATCTAGGGCTCTGTTTAATATCTGAAGCTAATGTAGACCAATCAATTACTGATGATGGTCGGACCCTTAACATATCTTCAGTTGCCTTAGATCTCACTTTTCGTATTTCCTCCTGGATGTTCCATGAACCAGTGGCAGAGGAATCCCTAATCAGCTGCATTTAAGTTTCAGCACAGAAAACACAGTAAATTGAGCtcatatatattagaaatacTTATGTAACCCATCAATTCCACAAATCTTGCCATGATTTTCACAAATGCCAAAGTAACATTAAAACCTGCTACCACAAAACATAGTAATTTTGAATGAGCTGTGTTTATCCTAAATTCCTGAAACAACTACTGtttgataataatatcatccttgaaaaatattaatatatgatgATCCAGCAAAAGCTGGGTAAGACTTTTATCAAAAGCAACtttcaacaattttttttCACCATAATCAGATTCCCAAACAAACGTCGGAAAATACCCTTCAAACAAGATAGTTTTTTGTATCAACATCAAAGTCCTACACCCCATAACAAAGCAACACATATATGGAGAGAGGAGAGAGAAAACTTCCAAATAAAACCTTGGATATGGGCAAAGAATTTCGACCAAATGAATATGGTGTTTCTTCCTTAAAAAGCTGTATCCCCACTGGTGAGGGGGATAGCGACTGAATGTTTCTCATGGATGGTGAAGCCCATGGGGGTCGTGCTCGCATGTAAGATTTGGCCAAATCTACAGGAGAACCCACATCACCTTCTGTAACCTGCTGTACAAAACTATGTTATACGATCAAACAGCTTTATACTCAAAATAACAACTGTAAATGGTGCATTGTCCACACAGTGGAGTGCATCAATTAGCTCACGGCAGCTGTAGAATAATACAATAGTTTTAGAAGACGGTGTGCCTTAGTTGGTCTGTTAGAAGCAcaatcaaataaaactaaGCATAATCTATATCAGAGTACATACTATAATGTGATATATTCTATGTCCAAGATGTCAGGGAAAGAACTACTAACATGTGGCAACATGGAAGTGTTCAAAGTGCAAGTTCCATATTCCAATTCTGATTTTGAGTTTGATCCCAATTTCTTCTCCTCTAGCCATTTTTTAGCCTCTGTAATGGCTGTACTGCAGAGAGCAGGCAAATCAGGATCTGGAAAAAGTGTAAAGCCATTAGCCAAACCTAAGATTTGGAAACCACTTAGtctaagttttttattttattagtaaagtGTTGAAGAAACAGTACCACTGCCAATTGTCGTGTCAGGTATCTCAGTTAGTCTCCCATCTATGCATCGAGTGACGGGAGAATCTACAACTCTTGATTTAAGGATATAGGTTAGTCTATCGCATTCTTCCCTGGTCATAGATTAACTCCAATTCAGAGTTTGAAGTTAATCATGgttcagaaaagaaataaagaaaggaaaaaggatATGTGAAAACCTTGGATATGGAGACATTTAAACATGATCAGCCTAGTCTAACAAAGTAAACTGTGGAAAAAGTACGAGTACATGATCCAAACTTGCAGCGAAACTATGACAATGACTGAATAAAGATTCACAGCTTGGTACGTTGCATAACTTAAGGACCACAACATTTCATGAAAATACAAGGATAAGTAATGAACATGTGGAAGCATCGCATCAAGAATCctatattgtattaataacatatataggaaaagaaaacagtaCACAGCATATACATTACAATTAATACTAACTGTGACAGAAAACTAAGAAACAACCACGAAAGCATACAAATAACATACTTGAAATGAAACTGCAGAATCTCAAATTACCTCGAAAAAGTTTCCTGCATGAGAAGCTGCTCAATCGCACGCTTTGTTTCACTCTTCCACTCTTTAGCTTGGGGAATAATAGCATGCCGAGAATTCTGTATTATTTAATACATCAGTAATTTCCAAACTATCACCAAAGAGAAGAGTGTCATAAATAGCACCAGACTACCTTTTCCAACTTGTTAGCATCTTGAGAAGAGATATCATCATCCTCAGCTTCATCCGTATCACTCTCTGCGACGACTCAAACACATAGGAAATACCATCCATGGATGAGCCAACTCTTCTACTTATTTAAGGAGATACAATTACATGtgaaagtaatttttttctgATACAGGTCCTAAGTTACAGCTTTTAATTTGAAgtacaaaaaacaaaaatggtAGATCGTTAAAGCTATTCACTTAACAAATCTAGTACTAAAAATAAGAGTAGCCTTCAGCACAAATAAAATTGTCTAGATTTGTAAGTTCAGAAGCTAACACAAGTGAGAATTGAACATCAATTCGGAGACAAGCAATGAAAAAGttcaaaaaccaaaaaaacaaaatcacTTGCAAGTTAAATTAATGAATGCAAATGAAATACGCAAAATGTAACAAATACCTGAAGAGAAATCGCCACCGGAAGACGAAgaggatgaggaggaggaAGAGTCGTTTCGAAAAACAGAAAGGACTTTACCGGCGCCCGTAGCAATCATACGAGTAGGAGATAAGATGAGTCTGGAAAGCCAATTAGGGTTCTGAGAACCCGAATTATGCAACAATCGAGGAGAAGGCCGCTCGTATGGAGTCTTGGGAGCAGTGGTTCGCCTGGGTCGGATAATTTTGCCGCCGGATCGGAGCTCCAAGGCCCGGCGAGTTCTGGTGTTGGAGAACATTGTCGTCAGTTAAAGAAGCTATGATTTTGGAGTTATATTcggttttgttttttttggtGGTTGTTTTtgagagaagagagagaaaaggtatttctcttttctttctctttatttttttttaaatttttcttcttaaagaTTTGATCCGTTTAAGGTTTATAGCGGTTATTATGACATGGACGATGAATACATTACCAATTTTTGGGAATTTGTTGgctgatattttaaaattattatttattttctttgcagttATTAATActttatgttattattaaaatataaaattcatattattatttgttccGGTGTATATACCGAAAgatttcttattatatatacCTCTCCTCTCACTCTTCCAACTGCAAAATCATGCAGTTTCTCCCACTCTATCGCTTGTTTTTCACTGAAAACATGGATCGATCATAAGACAAAACCATATAGCCTGACTAGATTCATATGGTAAGTCCTGCCTCTGCCATAAATTGTGCTTCCACTCTTCTGTCTAATATCTTATTCTCACAGCAACATTCACTCCATTCCGGAACTGACTTTTGTCACAGCCTCCAGAACCTAGCTCATCGCAGTTACTTGTGAAACTAAGCAGCTACTGATTTGTGAACCCGACCGCTTTTACCCAAGTAAGCTCATCGAATAACAAGCTTTCCAAGATTGGCAAACTAAGCAGCATTTCCTATGTCCTCTAGGAATTTCTCCATACCAATTTGCCAACCTTGGAAAGAGTAGGCAATGCTGCTTGCGTTTCTATTGCAACTGCAATTATTATCATTGATTTGAAGCAGCAATCATTGCAACTATTGCAAACATCGCCACTATAACTTCAAGTAATGAAAAATTGGTCGAGTGATATGTAGCATACACTTACTTTAACATAGTTAAAGTAAATCAATGAGATAGCAGAGATCTATAAGAGAAACAAACAATAACAAACATTTGTATCTGAGGTAAAGGCCGtataaacttcttttttttctcgtACATGATCACGGTACAATTAGAGTTTATGTACATATATTTCATCATGCTATCACAGTTATCACCTCTAGGTAGGATCAAatctaaaatatgaaatttttgatGATGCAGAAGCATAAAAGACCCAATCTAAATAATCTAGAGGGCCTCGTTTCCTTCTAAGCATCTCTTGATTGAATATTTGAAACCAACGAGAagaaagttttatatttaccCAGTTTCTCCAAAGACAGGAAGAACATTTGTTGATAAAAATGGATAAATTGCAGCTcagtcaaaaaaaaaaaagacattaaTTAACTAAGGACAAGATCAGCTCAGTTTTATATTGATCTATGAATTGAACAAAACCAGAAAACAATGCCGAGGCTACACCCATCTACTGGATTATGTTGTTGAGATACTAGGATGTGCTCTTTCCTTTTGCTTGTCAACATGAAAATACCTTACACACAGAACCACTGCTTAGTATTACTACCTTATGGCAATGAGTTGGCTGTTATGAACTAGCCATTTGTATTTCATACTTTCGCATGATTGTCGTGGTTTCCTTGTACAATTGAGAATTACTTCCTCCAGTTATTTCTTCAAGCAGACCACCACTATCCTCGGATGGGTTAAATGTTCCCACCCGAATTGCGTACAGATAGTGAAATGATTTTGGAGGTGGAACAATCTCCACTCCTCCTTCTAACATCTTAGCCACAGCACTCATCGGCGGTCTATCCTCAGGTGAGTCCTGAACACACCACAATTTATGCTATCAGAAGAACCAACAATTGCGTTTCTTCCCCTTCCTACAATTTCAAAGAGAACCATTCCGAAGCTATAAACGTCGCATTTATGCGTTATAGGAAAGTTCTTCAACATAAACTCTGGAGCGGAGTAACCAGGAGTACCCCTATATGCTGTGACAGAATCATGGGTGTTATCCCGATTACAAAGCTTTGCAAGTCCAACATCAGCAACCTTGGCCAAGAAATCTGCATCTAGAAGAATGTTAGCAGGTTTTATGTCATAATGTATGATTCTTCTTCCGCATTCTTCGTGCAAGTACGCCAGACCTTTGGCTGTCCCAATTGCAATTTCATGCAACTTCTTCCAGCCAATTGCTTGCGTCTCACTGAAAAGATATTTGTCAAGTGATCCATTTTCCATGTACT is a window encoding:
- the LOC8282061 gene encoding protein KAKU4 isoform X1; the encoded protein is MFSNTRTRRALELRSGGKIIRPRRTTAPKTPYERPSPRLLHNSGSQNPNWLSRLILSPTRMIATGAGKVLSVFRNDSSSSSSSSSSGGDFSSESDTDEAEDDDISSQDANKLEKNSRHAIIPQAKEWKSETKRAIEQLLMQETFSREECDRLTYILKSRVVDSPVTRCIDGRLTEIPDTTIGSDPDLPALCSTAITEAKKWLEEKKLGSNSKSELEYGTCTLNTSMLPHQVTEGDVGSPVDLAKSYMRARPPWASPSMRNIQSLSPSPVGIQLFKEETPYSFGRNSLPISKLIRDSSATGSWNIQEEIRKVRSKATEDMLRVRPSSVIDWSTLASDIKQSPRSLVAYKAEFVSQVAQDGLQNESSPPDPATSVPEQSQDPRAIKITDSAKGLQDGSEGRATHGQKRQPSEDVKAESQSGSAAADALKDADGEQQRLDSIVGIQDSRSLEISSSALEEVAARDDAGAVNGFPSGSRLYGGQEREQKSKASEEQQISVDSGHDKMTRNTPVDETCELLSESYIEVPIVNESHIGGTGSQNSSSMHHEGLSQGVSPRSLKRKAGKSNDVTVTEKQQVGKQRYVRKGKGRGK
- the LOC8282061 gene encoding protein KAKU4 isoform X6, coding for MFSNTRTRRALELRSGGKIIRPRRTTAPKTPYERPSPRLLHNSGSQNPNWLSRLILSPTRMIATGAGKVLSVFRNDSSSSSSSSSSGGDFSSESDTDEAEDDDISSQDANKLEKNSRHAIIPQAKEWKSETKRAIEQLLMQETFSRVVDSPVTRCIDGRLTEIPDTTIGSAITEAKKWLEEKKLGSNSKSELEYGTCTLNTSMLPHQVTEGDVGSPVDLAKSYMRARPPWASPSMRNIQSLSPSPVGIQLFKEETPYSFGRNSLPISKLIRDSSATGSWNIQEEIRKVRSKATEDMLRVRPSSVIDWSTLASDIKQSPRSLVAYKAEFVSQVAQDGLQNESSPPDPATSVPEQSQDPRAIKITDSAKGLQDGSEGRATHGQKRQPSEDVKAESQSGSAAADALKDADGEQQRLDSIVGIQDSRSLEISSSALEEVAARDDAGAVNGFPSGSRLYGGQEREQKSKASEEQQISVDSGHDKMTRNTPVDETCELLSESYIEVPIVNESHIGGTGSQNSSSMHHEGLSQGVSPRSLKRKAGKSNDVTVTEKQQVGKQRYVRKGKGRGK
- the LOC8282061 gene encoding protein KAKU4 isoform X4; protein product: MFSNTRTRRALELRSGGKIIRPRRTTAPKTPYERPSPRLLHNSGSQNPNWLSRLILSPTRMIATGAGKVLSVFRNDSSSSSSSSSSGGDFSSESDTDEAEDDDISSQDANKLEKNSRHAIIPQAKEWKSETKRAIEQLLMQETFSREECDRLTYILKSRVVDSPVTRCIDGRLTEIPDTTIGSAITEAKKWLEEKKLGSNSKSELEYGTCTLNTSMLPHVTEGDVGSPVDLAKSYMRARPPWASPSMRNIQSLSPSPVGIQLFKEETPYSFGRNSLPISKLIRDSSATGSWNIQEEIRKVRSKATEDMLRVRPSSVIDWSTLASDIKQSPRSLVAYKAEFVSQVAQDGLQNESSPPDPATSVPEQSQDPRAIKITDSAKGLQDGSEGRATHGQKRQPSEDVKAESQSGSAAADALKDADGEQQRLDSIVGIQDSRSLEISSSALEEVAARDDAGAVNGFPSGSRLYGGQEREQKSKASEEQQISVDSGHDKMTRNTPVDETCELLSESYIEVPIVNESHIGGTGSQNSSSMHHEGLSQGVSPRSLKRKAGKSNDVTVTEKQQVGKQRYVRKGKGRGK
- the LOC8282061 gene encoding protein KAKU4 isoform X2 yields the protein MFSNTRTRRALELRSGGKIIRPRRTTAPKTPYERPSPRLLHNSGSQNPNWLSRLILSPTRMIATGAGKVLSVFRNDSSSSSSSSSSGGDFSSESDTDEAEDDDISSQDANKLEKNSRHAIIPQAKEWKSETKRAIEQLLMQETFSREECDRLTYILKSRVVDSPVTRCIDGRLTEIPDTTIGSDPDLPALCSTAITEAKKWLEEKKLGSNSKSELEYGTCTLNTSMLPHVTEGDVGSPVDLAKSYMRARPPWASPSMRNIQSLSPSPVGIQLFKEETPYSFGRNSLPISKLIRDSSATGSWNIQEEIRKVRSKATEDMLRVRPSSVIDWSTLASDIKQSPRSLVAYKAEFVSQVAQDGLQNESSPPDPATSVPEQSQDPRAIKITDSAKGLQDGSEGRATHGQKRQPSEDVKAESQSGSAAADALKDADGEQQRLDSIVGIQDSRSLEISSSALEEVAARDDAGAVNGFPSGSRLYGGQEREQKSKASEEQQISVDSGHDKMTRNTPVDETCELLSESYIEVPIVNESHIGGTGSQNSSSMHHEGLSQGVSPRSLKRKAGKSNDVTVTEKQQVGKQRYVRKGKGRGK
- the LOC8282061 gene encoding protein KAKU4 isoform X3 translates to MFSNTRTRRALELRSGGKIIRPRRTTAPKTPYERPSPRLLHNSGSQNPNWLSRLILSPTRMIATGAGKVLSVFRNDSSSSSSSSSSGGDFSSESDTDEAEDDDISSQDANKLEKNSRHAIIPQAKEWKSETKRAIEQLLMQETFSREECDRLTYILKSRVVDSPVTRCIDGRLTEIPDTTIGSAITEAKKWLEEKKLGSNSKSELEYGTCTLNTSMLPHQVTEGDVGSPVDLAKSYMRARPPWASPSMRNIQSLSPSPVGIQLFKEETPYSFGRNSLPISKLIRDSSATGSWNIQEEIRKVRSKATEDMLRVRPSSVIDWSTLASDIKQSPRSLVAYKAEFVSQVAQDGLQNESSPPDPATSVPEQSQDPRAIKITDSAKGLQDGSEGRATHGQKRQPSEDVKAESQSGSAAADALKDADGEQQRLDSIVGIQDSRSLEISSSALEEVAARDDAGAVNGFPSGSRLYGGQEREQKSKASEEQQISVDSGHDKMTRNTPVDETCELLSESYIEVPIVNESHIGGTGSQNSSSMHHEGLSQGVSPRSLKRKAGKSNDVTVTEKQQVGKQRYVRKGKGRGK
- the LOC8282061 gene encoding protein KAKU4 isoform X5, producing MFSNTRTRRALELRSGGKIIRPRRTTAPKTPYERPSPRLLHNSGSQNPNWLSRLILSPTRMIATGAGKVLSVFRNDSSSSSSSSSSGGDFSSESDTDEAEDDDISSQDANKLEKNSRHAIIPQAKEWKSETKRAIEQLLMQETFSRVVDSPVTRCIDGRLTEIPDTTIGSDPDLPALCSTAITEAKKWLEEKKLGSNSKSELEYGTCTLNTSMLPHQVTEGDVGSPVDLAKSYMRARPPWASPSMRNIQSLSPSPVGIQLFKEETPYSFGRNSLPISKLIRDSSATGSWNIQEEIRKVRSKATEDMLRVRPSSVIDWSTLASDIKQSPRSLVAYKAEFVSQVAQDGLQNESSPPDPATSVPEQSQDPRAIKITDSAKGLQDGSEGRATHGQKRQPSEDVKAESQSGSAAADALKDADGEQQRLDSIVGIQDSRSLEISSSALEEVAARDDAGAVNGFPSGSRLYGGQEREQKSKASEEQQISVDSGHDKMTRNTPVDETCELLSESYIEVPIVNESHIGGTGSQNSSSMHHEGLSQGVSPRSLKRKAGKSNDVTVTEKQQVGKQRYVRKGKGRGK